Within the Methanobacterium sp. BRmetb2 genome, the region ACGATCCCCTTGGGATTCAGGTATAGATCCAGCGATTATATAAACTCCACAATCTCCTGCAACCTCTGAAATTTTTTTTAGAGTCTTACTATTGGATTGTTCTTCAGAATATTCTACAAATTTCTGGTTATCATAGGGACAGTTGAACATTTCCGGTAAAATTACCATGTCAGAACTGTTTTTTCCAGCTTTTTTTATCATTTGCACGGCTTTTTTAATATTTTTATCTTTATTATCCACAACTTTCATCTGACAAACTGCAATTTTAAGTTTTTCCGTATTAAAAGCCCCTAGATTAGTTTATATAAGTAAATTAAAATAGAATTTAGGGAATAAATTCCCTTTTATTTTCCATATTTCATCCCAAAGGGTACCCATAGTAGTACTGTTACTGCGCCGACAATGACTATGGAAATAATAAAAATGGCCAGATTCTGGAAAAAACTGAAGTTAGTAATGTAAAAGAAAAACCATATACTTAAAAATACTAACCATCCCAATCCTAAAAATACAGTTAATAAAACTCTCCAAACTTCTGGTTTTGGTTCAGACATATTTTTACCCACCTCTAAAATCATTAAATTTTTTTCTATATTATTGTAAAGTATTTTGTATTACTTAAATATTATAATTTTCTTTCTTTTAAAGTTAGATTAACTGAAAACATGCATACAATAAATTTTCAGTCATATTATAAGCTTTAACATAACTGGTTAGGTGTGGCATCTCATATACAAATGCTTTATATCCATTGACAGCCAGAGGTTTAGTAAATAGGGTATTAGATGTGCTGGATTCACTGCTGTTACTTGATTTATAATATCGAAAATCGTAGATTGATCGATTCACATTTTCTGCAAGCAATACTGAAGATTCATCCATCTTAGGCGTGGCTATATAAAATCCTTCCCCATAACCAGGTGCATGATCATGACAAACAATGACCAGGTCATAATCTGATTTTAATATGTCTGGTAAAATATATCTGGCTGCAAGCTGTTCTCCATTACTTCTACCTTTATTGTAATCCAGTGGATTCTTTCTCACATCTATGGAATAGTGAACCAGTTCCTGATTGGAAGTTAGATGTAAATCTTTCACTAAATTATCCACAACCTTAATTGATAAATTCTCACGGGGATGGATACCGGTTACCAGAACGATTGTCTTTTTTTCTCCAGAAAATGCAGTTACAGGGGAATATACCTCTTTTGTGACGATACCTATATCATCTCTGCCAATGATTTCAGTATGAGAATTATATTCTAAACTGGAATACATAGAAGCAAATATTAAAGTAGGAACTAGAATAATGGATAAAACCAAAATGTACTTTTTTTTAATGGATTTTTTAGTATTATAATTATATACGTCATTATCTGATTCAACAGCACGGTTAAAATAATCTTCCAGATTATCGACGTATATAAGCTGGCCACCACAATTACAACTATCAAAATCTTCTATTGATTCTCCTTCCTGGATCTGGTAATATCCATTACAACTTTCACAGATCAAATAAGGCATATCACACCATTAATTAAATATTGTTCATCAAAACCTTTTTTATATTCAGCTCTGAACTGTTAAATATTATTGTTACAGTAATATATTATTAAAAGACATTTAAATGTTTTATGGGAAGATAAAGAAATATTAAAAAATTATTAGTTGGTTAAAAATTTGAATATCATATTGATAGGTTTTAATAAAATTGATCCATTAAAATAGTTGTCAAAATAAAATAAATTCATTGAAAACTTATGTATTGAACATTAAAGGAAAGTAATTATGAATTCAGTAGAATTAGATTTGGATGAGATAAGCGGTGCATTAACTAAAAATAGATATATACCTGATGATAAAATTGCCACCATTATTTTTTTATCTTTAAAACTACAAAAACCGATTTTAATTGAAGGACCTCCTGGTACTGGTAAGACTGAACTCCCAAAAGCTATTTCAAAGGCTTTAGACAGAGATTTTTACAGGATACAATGTTATGAGGGTATAACATTTGAACAAATTGTAGGGGAGTGGAATTACCAGAAACAGCTGCTTCACCTTGAAATGTCCCGGATAAAGGATTTAGATGAAGATGTTTTTAATGAACAATTTTTCATAAAAAGGCCATTATTATCGGCTTTTATCAACAAAAAACCGTCTATAATCCTGATAGATGAAATTGATAAGGCAGACGAGGAGGTTGAAAGTTTTCTTCTACAGGCCCTGGGAGAAAAACAGATAACTGTTAATGATCTAGGTACATTCGATCTGCAAAATGATTTAATGGTGGTGATGACCTCCAATTCCCAGAGAATACTTTTAGATGAAACTAAAGACCGTTGTTTATATTTATATATTGATTATCCTTCATTTGAGAGGGAAATAGAAATTGTAAAATCACAGGTGCCTGGTGCTTCCGATGAATTAATAGAAAAAGTGGTAAGTATCATCCATAAAATCAGGGACCTGAATTTACTTAAAAAACCGTCTATAAGGGCCACTATTGATTGGGTAAAAACACTTTTAGCTTTTGACAAAGATGAACTGGATGATGAGACTTTAACCCGGACTATGGGAGTAATCGTAAAAAATCAGGAAGATAAAGAAAAAGTATCCAAGCAGATATTCAAATAAAACTTTCAATCCATTTACAGTCTAAGTGAAATTTTATGAAAAATATTGTTGAATTTTCTGGACTTTTGAGGAAAAACGGTATCCCTGCAAGTATAAGAAGCACCCAAACAGCATTAGAAGCATCAAAAGTCATTGATGATAGTGAGAACATGTTAAGGGAGGCTCTGGCTTCTATCTACATCAAAGATCAAAGGCAGAGAGACAAATTTGACAAGTTATTTGACTCAGTCTTTGTTGAAGGCACCCCACAAGATGATGAAAAAGATGAAAAATCATCAGAAGACGATGATTCCAAGGTAAAACGTTTTATAAAAAAGTATAAGGTTTCTTTGAAAACTCAAGATACTCAAACTAAGATTAAAGACGTAAAAATTAATGAAATTGATTATAATCCCTCACTCAATGATTATGTTAATCCAGAACCCACAGATGTGGAGTTGCTGGAACAGGATATAACCACCCTCACTTCATTTCAACCGGAACTATATGACTTATGCCAAAAACTTGGAAGAAAAATTGCCAATAAAAGGGTTAGAAGACTTAAACAATCGAAAAATAAGAAACCAGATATTAGAAGAACCATTAGGAAGAATTTGAAATATGGTGGTACGTTAATTGATCTGGTGAAAAGCAAACCTAGAATAAAAAAGAGCAACCATTTCTTTCTAAACGACGTAAGCGGCTCCTGTGACTGGATAAGTAACTGGTTTTTTTTCTTAATATACAGTGCTCAAAATTCATTCCACAAAGCAAGGGTCTTTGATTATGATAACAAAACAGTGGAGATAACATCAGCATTAAGTGAATCCAGCCTATTGTCAGCTTTTATTAAGGTTAGAGAATCAAGACAGAAAAACTTGATGATTCATGGAACCTCCAACATGTACCAATCATTCAAAAGCTTTGTTGAAAAGACTAATCTAAATAATAAGTCCAATGTTATAATTTTGAGTGATTGCAGAGATTGGGCCGGCCCTAAATCAGACGGAAAACCATTAAGCGCAGATATAATTGAAGACATGGTAAAGAGGTCTAGGAAAGTTTTTATCCTGAATCCAGAGCCAAAAAACAAGTGGAATGTAGTAGACAGCTGTGTATCTTATTATGAAGATGCTGGAGCCAATTTTTCGAAGTTAGGAATCTAAACCAGCTGGCAGAATTTATCTCGGAAATATAAAATAAAACTTAACTTTTCAATATCCACATTAAAAAAGGAAAAAAATGGTTTGGTATTCTAAAAAGTTGGATTATGGTGCAATTAACCCAACTAATTAAGAATCCTATTGTAGTTATATAAATTTCTGGTGAACTTTTCATTTAGTGTTCATTAAATCTGTTTAACATCACCTTGTCCATTTATATTTTGTTTAATTGTTGGATTTCCTGAATATGAAACTTTTCCACTACCAGTAATATTTATTTCAAGGTTTTGGCTAGTATTAACTTCAGCAGAACCTGAACCATCTATAGTTATCACCGTTTTTTCACTTTGCAGATTTTTGGTTTTATATTCACCAGAACCCTCAATATTTATGTTCTGACTACTGGTTTTTCCAGTCAACTCAATTTTACCAGATCCTGAAATACTGGCTTTCAAATTATTTGCAGTTAAATTTTCTATGGCACTGGTTCCTGAACCACTAATACTCAAATCTAAATTGTTAGTATTAATATTTGAACCTTCGACTTTACCGCTTCCAGAAATTTCAATAGAATTAATGTCTTTAACCGTTACATAGACATTTATGGGCTTGGTGGGGCGGATCATTGAAGAGGCCCCTTCATGACTGATCATCAGTTTATTACCGGTGACCTGGGTTTTTATGTCGGATATAATATTATCTTCTGCTTCTACTTCTACAGATTCCACATCGCCCTGTTTTAAAATGAGGTTAATGTCTCCATTTAAACTGATCTCTTTAAAACCAGATAAATCCCTGTTTTCTTTAACTACATTTCCAGATCCAGTACCTACACATCCTGAGGCCATTACCACCATAATTAATATTCCAATTATTCCCCATAACGATTTTTTCAAATTCAACACCCCTTATACTTTTTTATTAACCCAATAACTTCTTTTTATACTGTATATTATGTTATGGCCCTTATAAATTTGTTTAGTTTTAATTGCAAGGTCCACTATTTAAATAGTGACCATGAAGACAAAATTAGTCAGTAAAGTAAAACTTATCTTTTTTATCAAAAACTGATTCTCCTATAGTAATATGTTGAGTAAATAGTATATATTTATTACTAATTATTATAGGGAAAACATTATTGAATTGTTATCAAAAGAAGGAGAAATTAAAATTAAAAGGCTAGGTGAAGGAATTATCTGGAACGGATCTTAACTATGTTAGCAGCCATCCTAATCTATTGAAAAAATTTAATTCTGGGAGGAATTCTGTTTTTAA harbors:
- a CDS encoding AAA family ATPase — translated: MNSVELDLDEISGALTKNRYIPDDKIATIIFLSLKLQKPILIEGPPGTGKTELPKAISKALDRDFYRIQCYEGITFEQIVGEWNYQKQLLHLEMSRIKDLDEDVFNEQFFIKRPLLSAFINKKPSIILIDEIDKADEEVESFLLQALGEKQITVNDLGTFDLQNDLMVVMTSNSQRILLDETKDRCLYLYIDYPSFEREIEIVKSQVPGASDELIEKVVSIIHKIRDLNLLKKPSIRATIDWVKTLLAFDKDELDDETLTRTMGVIVKNQEDKEKVSKQIFK